TTAATTCCTCTGCCTTTTGAAAATCAactaatatttctttttttattttttccgaTTCTgcaaatttttcttttataatttcttcCTCTTCTTTAGCTTTTTGAAAATTTCTTCTCACATTATCCATAATACTACTAAAATTGTGCAGCATTAACAATTTCTCTATACTTTGAATTTCATTTGATGCATTATCTATGATactcttttcttttatagcatctattaatttttcacTAACTTTTATTTGGATACTATCAACTTCGTTTTCCATTGTAGCTCTCGTTGcttcttcttttaatacaTCCACTTCTTGTATCAATTCgtttattttttgttgaCTTTTTTTAGCTTTACTAACATAACTTTCACAATTAAACTTTTCTAATTCCTCATATGAAGCATCGACTGTTTTTTCCTTCAAttgattaatttttttatcgaATCTATCAATAATTGTTATTTCTTCTTCGgacttttctttattatcacTAATTTGATCAACATAATAGTATAATAATTCTTTcttatattctatttttttttcatttatattttttaatgaaaattctaACTGTTCTATTTCTTTCTGcaatttttctaatatttttttcatcttttcataaatttctttcatattgttttttttctcaCTTGAATTTTTCCcattattctttatattattagatTCTTCAAATTCTTTTTGAGattcttcttttatatctttaattttacttttatgtGTCCTAACTATATCCATAAAATCTCTAATTTTTTGTGCTATCGTATTTAGATTCTCCCtactattttctttttgaacTTTTTCTGTATTACTTTCAAAATTATAACTTTCTAAATTTCCTTCCGTTTCTTCtataatttctatttttcctTGTGCATCATTACATATTTTCTggtataatttaataataaaactataaactatttctaaaatttcttcattttggATAAGAATTGCACTATCAAATTCTATATTTAATAACTCAACTGATGATTTTGttttatcaattttatttgtaatatttttaaagttaGCTTCTTCAGTTGATATATTGCTTGAGTATCTTTCCACATGTTCTATAGTAGCACCACCACCAActtgattttttaaatctttagGTGACTCTATTGTTTTAGTTATATTTTCTCTTAactcattaatattttttattatatcttcAGCGTTCTCGTTTTTCTCATATATTTGACTcaaaaatttactttttatttcttcttctatatcattttctttactAATTACAGTAATTTCTTCCTCTATTTTACCCTTTAATAAATCTGCATTTCTTCTTAATTCATTAATTGACTCATTATTGCTATCATATCcgtttataattttatttaaaattttaacactttctataatttttttcgataatttaatattatttatactaCTATTTATCGAATCTGCTGCACTATCAAACCTCCTCTCATAATCTGTTAATTTACTATCTATGTCTCCTTGATTAATgctattttttaaacttcTAAGATCGTTTACAGCTTGAGTATCCTCAAGCATATCAAAGTATTTTTctactttttcatataattctAATAGATCATTAATGGTACCCATGATCTTTTTGTTATCACTAATATGTTCTTCTATTTTACTTTTCCTATCCAAATGAACGCTTTCATGATTTAATGTATCTTGGTATATACTATTTTCTTCTGGTATGTCACTATCTTTCTCGATATTTTGGTGcaaaaatttactttttctttttgttatatcatcttcatatttttcaaatttttttttatcctgTTCATATTCACTTATATATTCAGATAAGGAATTCATTTTGCTACTAAAACTTTCAAATGAATCTTTCATTTTAATGTATAAATCTCTAATCGAATTCGTTATTATATCGTTCTTAAGTTTCACAATGTTACTTACCATAGGTGTCACTTGAGTATTCATGATATCTGTAGCCTTACTAAGTATACTGTTTATTTCCAATGACTTTTCTTTTGTCTCACTTAATATATTACTAAGATTCTCAAAATCACATTTCATGTACTCTATAGCTTCTCTTTCAGTTAAAAATCGGAGTATCTTGTTAAATGATTCTTCCAGTTTTTCATCATCATATAAAGCTTTTAATGCCAAGT
The DNA window shown above is from Plasmodium relictum strain SGS1 genome assembly, contig: PRELSG_99_v1_18, whole genome shotgun sequence and carries:
- a CDS encoding reticulocyte binding protein, putative, with protein sequence YNIWNNELKSNFYEVQKKFKDLLKNALEGLREEINSLVYPENVIVEAKQIFTKGNDAYHRTKNLIEENFRLENLPHKYKNKKISDITNELTELYARALACNVSLKDKFDSFNTKYKSFESNRDSVELTKRELLLEENKLTDITYEVLAKKRGIXXXXXXXXXXXXXXXXXXXXXXXXXXXXXXXXXXXXXQELKRQEDEDNQKSIEEITKYLEEIKKKISSLKIIIDFKGSAKNDLETIEKFIGETSFNNSEYTQKKQEADGKMNLALKALYDDEKLEESFNKILRFLTEREAIEYMKCDFENLSNILSETKEKSLEINSILSKATDIMNTQVTPMVSNIVKLKNDIITNSIRDLYIKMKDSFESFSSKMNSLSEYISEYEQDKKKFEKYEDDITKRKSKFLHQNIEKDSDIPEENSIYQDTLNHESVHLDRKSKIEEHISDNKKIMGTINDLLELYEKVEKYFDMLEDTQAVNDLRSLKNSINQGDIDSKLTDYERRFDSAADSINSSINNIKLSKKIIESVKILNKIINGYDSNNESINELRRNADLLKGKIEEEITVISKENDIEEEIKSKFLSQIYEKNENAEDIIKNINELRENITKTIESPKDLKNQVGGGATIEHVERYSSNISTEEANFKNITNKIDKTKSSVELLNIEFDSAILIQNEEILEIVYSFIIKLYQKICNDAQGKIEIIEETEGNLESYNFESNTEKVQKENSRENLNTIAQKIRDFMDIVRTHKSKIKDIKEESQKEFEESNNIKNNGKNSSEKKNNMKEIYEKMKKILEKLQKEIEQLEFSLKNINEKKIEYKKELLYYYVDQISDNKEKSEEEITIIDRFDKKINQLKEKTVDASYEELEKFNCESYVSKAKKSQQKINELIQEVDVLKEEATRATMENEVDSIQIKVSEKLIDAIKEKSIIDNASNEIQSIEKLLMLHNFSSIMDNVRRNFQKAKEEEEIIKEKFAESEKIKKEILVDFQKAEELRDSLIEKLDENSINTHIEEIRSINDIFATKIVSVNELLTIAEQYNGNCKLYHHSIERGKHKIEYLKIHDYNEEKKITDDVIEEINRYVKESGNYSNEADKFAIEARKNYELSCIYKEKMSDLLDESLLLGEKIKVEIKKNDVTDMLIEIKD